A portion of the Poecile atricapillus isolate bPoeAtr1 chromosome 7, bPoeAtr1.hap1, whole genome shotgun sequence genome contains these proteins:
- the EEIG2 gene encoding EEIG family member 2 isoform X2, with protein MCKISASATTGILDTCTCRVSVRKELKGGKAYAKLGFADLNLAEFAGSGTTTRRCLLEGYDTKNTRQDNSILKVLINMQLMSGDPCFKTPPSTATSIAIAGESESLHEDRKGGENLKAAHLGIADVSSKSASVPDELGACGHSRTSSYASQQSKLSGYSTCHSRSSSLSELCHRRNTSVGSTSVGSTSTGTGSILEPCEESETKVTETDIDTSAEDAPPEKQCRHPVKQDSVESQLKRVDATRVDADDIVEKILQSQDFSLDSSAEEEGLRLFVGPGGSTSFGSHHLPNRVGSGAYEQVVIKR; from the exons ATGTGTAAGATCAGTGCCAGTGCCACAACAGGGATTCTGGATACTTGCACTTGCAGGGTGTCTGTAAGGAAG gaattaaaAGGAGGAAAGGCATATGCAAAG CTGGGATTCGCAGATCTAAATCTAGCAGAGTTTGCTGGATCGGGAACTACCACTCGTCGCTGTTTACTGGAAGGTTATGATACCAAAAATACAAGACAAGACAACTCCATTCtcaaa GTTTTGATCAACATGCAGTTGATGTCTGGAGACCCGTGCTTTAAAAC GCCTCCTTCCACAGCAACATCTATAGCAATTGCTGGAGAATCAGAGTCTTTGCATGAAGACAGGAAAGGTGGAGAAAACTTAAAAGCAGCACATCTGGGTATAGCAG ATGTCTCATCGAAGAGTGCCTCAGTCCCAGATGAACTTGGTGCATGTGGACATTCCAGAACATCAAGCTATGCAAGTCAGCAATCAAAACTGTCAG GATATAGCACATGTCACTCTAGATCATCCAGTCTGTCTGAACTCTGCCACAGGAGAAACACCTCAGTGGGGAGTACCTCAGTGGGAAGTACCTCAACAGGAACTGGAAGTATTCTAGAGCCATGTGAAGAGTCAGAGACAAAAGTAACTGAAACTGATATTGATACATCTGCTGAAGATGCACCACCAGAAAAACAATGCAG acATCCTGTAAAGCAGGACTCTGTGGAGTCACAGCTGAAGAGGGTTGATGCTACCAGAGTTGATGCTGATGATATAGTTGAAAAAATACTCCAGAGTCAAGACTTCAGTTTAGACTCAAGTGCAGAAG AAGAAGGTTTAAGATTATTTGTGGGCCCTGGTGGAAGCACTTCTTTTGGAAGCCACCATCTACCTAACAG AGTAGGATCTGGAGCATATGAGCAGGTGGTAATAAAACGCTAA